A stretch of the Sorangium aterium genome encodes the following:
- a CDS encoding BON domain-containing protein, giving the protein MREDICDQIADQPDLDASDVEVKVQNGEVILSGTVRERRFKHQLEALAERISGVIDVRNEIRLHREQQGEARMSAGLSSSERAATSTTGATASSATSMGATSPPETKNNESRRNAS; this is encoded by the coding sequence ATCCGTGAGGATATCTGCGATCAGATCGCCGATCAGCCGGACCTCGACGCGAGCGACGTCGAGGTGAAGGTGCAGAACGGCGAGGTCATCCTCTCCGGGACCGTCCGCGAGCGGCGCTTCAAGCACCAGCTGGAGGCGCTCGCCGAGCGGATCTCGGGCGTGATCGACGTGCGGAACGAGATCCGGCTCCACCGCGAGCAGCAGGGCGAGGCGAGGATGAGCGCGGGGCTGTCGTCGAGCGAGCGCGCCGCCACGAGCACGACCGGCGCCACGGCGAGCTCCGCGACGTCCATGGGCGCGACGTCACCCCCGGAGACGAAGAACAACGAGTCGCGCCGGAACGCCTCCTGA
- a CDS encoding kelch repeat-containing protein, which translates to MRSIGRLGSAAACGFVMLCAGVASAASAPSWESVPPMITPRGEHTATVLQDGRVLVAGGYPEVDEPPYTTSGAMSLQAVEIYDPATGSWSPAAPLLQARSGHAAVLLPDGHVLVAGGRARNAQAQGTSLSSTEIYDPLTDTWTPAGSLSIAHPAPSMMLAGGRPVLVGLAWQDVYDEFDGQFVLHYYQNAAIYDPASRGWTDLPHCNAVDRWMRLPYRPQPVSATLLNDGRVMVAGGGCSVYDLETRLWTWEQGAVKPTTEYGYPGATTLPGGGVLVVGGTFPASLDPESHAFSQLYLPQDDRWESTPGPYAPASSPCGWDTSSIQGMRTSLLPSGKVLLTGGVEPCRAVGSTANLVPFYATQALFDEATGSWSNLDLAPPVTMARAYHSSTRLNDGSVLIAGGYVDAATATASAVLFRERSALGGACDTDSDCGSGFCADSVCCDAACAGPCDACAAASGASQDGVCTPLTGVACDDADACVAGGLCEAGACVGGAPAPDGTPCSDGDVCSATSACEGGACVGSTLAVCLPVDDCHEAPVCDPAAGCAAPASAKPDGTPCDFAGSAEGWEVTGRMGVLLNLPAATLLQDGTLLVIGFGETGNPPRAGDVWLRYDPSTGSWQPPEKLNAARRPMRLASLPDGRALGIADGPLRRPSQTVRFDPATGVWSPAAPTLVSRYMADATVTPLADGRVLVASGDGNVDGGGEKAEIYDSVTNTWTLAAPMNVPRSLATATLLQDGRVLVTGGDRQSQEVSAEIYDAATDTWTRVASMQWMRRRHAATLLLDGRVLVVGGRVGVTGVNMKTAEIYDPASDTWTSTGEMVEPRDSPRAALLPDGRVLVMGLPSPSRANDGAFTAEIYDPASDTWTLAPALDVRAQSAVMERLHDGRILIAGGSSGYQRLDNAWLYVAAQPASPGMCQSGACVPGEGGGESAGAGGGSDGAGGSTTGEGGGAVSGSGGAGGTAAGGHGGGGDASGGIGGGDSGGGSGSGSDASGSGGDASGGVGGNPDGGGASGGVGGNPDGGGDSGGVGGNPDGGGASGGVGGNPDGGDASSGIGGNPSAGGGDASSGTGGNPGGGTSGGGDGGAGGDGGAGGTAIGGQGGDTSHQGGATSTTTGAGSDDTTTTGASAQGTQSSGGGDLPSAGGGGGCSMANGPREAPSWLLALAALAATRLRRRLVRPRRTA; encoded by the coding sequence ATGCGATCGATCGGAAGGCTAGGGAGCGCCGCTGCCTGCGGGTTCGTCATGCTGTGCGCGGGCGTCGCGTCGGCAGCCAGCGCGCCGTCCTGGGAGAGCGTGCCGCCGATGATCACCCCGCGGGGCGAGCACACGGCCACGGTGCTCCAGGACGGCAGGGTGCTCGTCGCGGGTGGATACCCGGAGGTGGACGAACCGCCGTACACGACGAGCGGGGCGATGAGCCTCCAGGCGGTCGAGATCTATGACCCGGCGACCGGGTCATGGTCGCCCGCGGCGCCGCTCCTCCAGGCCCGCAGCGGACACGCGGCCGTCCTGCTGCCAGACGGCCATGTCCTCGTGGCCGGCGGCAGGGCGAGGAACGCACAGGCGCAGGGCACATCCCTGTCTTCGACCGAGATCTACGACCCGTTGACCGACACCTGGACGCCCGCGGGGTCGTTGTCGATAGCCCACCCCGCGCCCTCGATGATGCTCGCCGGCGGCAGGCCGGTGCTCGTCGGGCTGGCCTGGCAAGACGTCTACGACGAGTTCGATGGCCAGTTCGTGCTGCACTATTACCAGAACGCAGCCATCTACGACCCGGCGTCGCGCGGCTGGACGGACCTTCCGCACTGCAATGCCGTGGACCGGTGGATGAGGCTGCCTTACAGGCCCCAGCCTGTGAGCGCGACCCTGCTCAACGACGGCCGCGTGATGGTGGCCGGAGGTGGCTGCAGCGTCTATGACCTGGAGACCCGGCTCTGGACCTGGGAGCAGGGCGCCGTGAAGCCGACGACCGAGTATGGGTATCCCGGCGCGACGACGCTGCCGGGCGGCGGGGTCCTGGTCGTCGGAGGCACCTTCCCCGCCAGCCTGGACCCGGAGAGTCACGCCTTCTCGCAGCTCTACCTGCCGCAGGACGACCGCTGGGAGTCGACCCCCGGGCCGTATGCTCCGGCATCGAGCCCGTGCGGGTGGGACACCTCGAGTATCCAGGGGATGCGCACCTCGCTGCTCCCGAGCGGGAAGGTGCTGTTGACCGGAGGCGTGGAGCCATGCAGAGCCGTGGGTTCGACAGCGAACCTGGTCCCCTTCTATGCGACCCAGGCGCTCTTCGATGAGGCGACCGGCTCCTGGTCGAACCTCGACCTGGCGCCGCCCGTGACCATGGCGCGGGCCTACCATTCCTCGACGCGGCTCAACGACGGCAGCGTCCTGATCGCCGGCGGCTACGTCGACGCCGCGACCGCCACGGCGTCTGCCGTGCTCTTCCGCGAGCGCTCGGCGCTCGGCGGGGCCTGCGACACCGACAGCGACTGCGGGAGCGGCTTCTGCGCGGACTCGGTCTGCTGCGACGCGGCCTGCGCCGGCCCCTGCGACGCCTGCGCGGCCGCCTCGGGCGCGTCGCAGGACGGCGTCTGCACCCCTCTCACGGGCGTCGCCTGCGACGACGCGGACGCGTGCGTCGCCGGGGGTCTCTGCGAGGCGGGCGCATGCGTCGGCGGCGCGCCCGCGCCGGACGGGACGCCGTGCAGCGACGGCGACGTGTGCTCCGCGACGAGCGCTTGCGAGGGCGGGGCCTGCGTGGGGTCGACCCTCGCGGTGTGCCTGCCCGTCGATGACTGTCATGAAGCGCCTGTGTGCGACCCCGCGGCGGGGTGCGCGGCGCCCGCGTCCGCGAAGCCGGACGGTACGCCCTGCGACTTCGCCGGGTCCGCAGAGGGTTGGGAGGTGACGGGGCGGATGGGCGTCCTCCTCAACCTGCCTGCGGCCACGCTGCTCCAGGATGGGACGCTCCTCGTGATCGGCTTCGGCGAGACAGGGAATCCGCCGCGGGCGGGCGATGTCTGGCTCCGCTACGACCCGAGCACGGGCTCGTGGCAGCCCCCCGAGAAGTTGAACGCGGCGAGGCGCCCGATGAGGCTCGCATCGCTTCCGGACGGGAGGGCCCTGGGGATCGCCGATGGCCCGCTCCGGCGCCCCTCGCAGACGGTGCGATTCGACCCTGCGACGGGCGTCTGGTCGCCGGCCGCGCCCACCCTCGTGTCGCGCTATATGGCCGACGCGACGGTCACGCCGCTCGCAGACGGCCGGGTGCTCGTCGCCAGCGGCGACGGCAACGTCGACGGCGGCGGAGAAAAGGCCGAGATCTACGACTCCGTCACCAACACGTGGACCCTGGCAGCGCCCATGAACGTTCCGCGAAGCCTCGCCACGGCGACGTTGCTGCAGGACGGCAGGGTCCTCGTCACGGGCGGAGACAGGCAATCCCAGGAGGTGAGCGCGGAGATCTACGACGCGGCGACCGACACGTGGACACGCGTCGCCTCGATGCAATGGATGCGGCGCCGTCACGCGGCAACGCTGCTTCTGGACGGCCGGGTGCTCGTCGTCGGGGGACGAGTAGGAGTCACCGGCGTCAACATGAAGACGGCCGAGATCTACGATCCGGCGAGCGACACGTGGACCTCGACCGGAGAGATGGTCGAGCCACGGGACTCCCCCCGCGCAGCGCTCCTCCCCGACGGCAGGGTCCTGGTGATGGGCCTCCCGTCCCCATCCAGAGCCAATGACGGTGCCTTCACGGCCGAGATCTACGATCCGGCGAGCGACACCTGGACGCTCGCGCCGGCGCTGGACGTGAGGGCTCAGAGCGCCGTGATGGAGCGGCTCCACGACGGCCGCATCCTGATCGCCGGCGGCAGTTCCGGGTATCAACGTCTCGACAATGCGTGGCTCTATGTCGCAGCGCAGCCTGCGTCGCCCGGGATGTGCCAGAGCGGCGCCTGCGTGCCGGGCGAAGGCGGGGGCGAGAGCGCTGGCGCGGGGGGCGGCAGCGACGGCGCCGGCGGCAGCACCACGGGCGAAGGCGGCGGGGCCGTGAGCGGCAGCGGCGGTGCAGGCGGCACGGCCGCGGGCGGGCACGGCGGCGGCGGCGATGCCAGCGGTGGTATCGGCGGCGGCGACAGCGGCGGCGGCAGCGGCAGCGGCAGCGACGCCAGCGGCAGCGGCGGCGACGCCAGCGGCGGTGTTGGTGGCAATCCGGACGGCGGCGGCGCCAGCGGCGGTGTTGGTGGCAATCCGGACGGCGGCGGCGACAGCGGCGGTGTTGGTGGCAATCCGGACGGCGGCGGCGCCAGCGGCGGTGTCGGTGGCAATCCGGACGGTGGCGATGCCAGCAGTGGCATCGGTGGCAATCCAAGCGCCGGCGGCGGCGATGCCAGCAGTGGCACCGGTGGCAATCCCGGCGGCGGAACCAGCGGCGGGGGCGACGGGGGCGCTGGCGGCGACGGGGGCGCTGGCGGCACGGCCATCGGCGGCCAGGGCGGTGACACCAGCCATCAAGGGGGCGCCACATCCACCACGACCGGCGCTGGCAGCGATGACACCACCACCACCGGCGCCAGCGCGCAAGGCACGCAGAGCAGCGGCGGCGGCGATCTCCCGAGCGCAGGAGGGGGCGGCGGCTGCAGCATGGCCAATGGTCCTCGGGAGGCACCGTCCTGGTTGCTCGCCCTCGCGGCGCTCGCCGCCACGCGGCTGCGTCGGCGCCTCGTAAGGCCCCGACGCACCGCCTGA
- a CDS encoding AbgT family transporter — MSSEQPEQTLPLPRAESRGASRILDALERAGNKLPDPAVLFILLAAVVVVLSAGLATLQFSEIDPRTKQPLVVHSQLSGKAIAEFLSTMVQTFTSFPPLGVVLVALLGVGIAERSGFINAGLKKVLAITPRVLLTPMLILVAIASHTAADAGYVLVIPLGGVIFQAAGRHPLAGISAAFAGVSGGFSANFIPSSLDPLLQGLTQAGASILDPKRTVNPLCNWFFCSASCLVIIAVGWYITDRVIEPRVARTPVDAAPEAEQLMTAALAPREARALWLALASMAAGVALLVAASAPASSPLRAASGQLTVSGAPLMSAIVPLIFLFFLIPGLVYGYAAGTFTSHRDVMDGMSKTMSTMAYYLVMAFFAAQFIYLFNRSNLGALLALKGAAALQAMALPSAVTIVGVILLTAITDVLIGSASAKWALLAPILVPMLMSIGISPELTQAAYRIGDSTTNIVSPLMVYFPLVVVFCQKYVKGTGIGTLVALMVPYSVTFLVAWTLFLLAYWQLGLPLGLDAPYVYP; from the coding sequence ATGTCCAGCGAGCAACCCGAGCAAACCCTCCCCCTGCCCCGCGCCGAGAGCCGCGGGGCGAGCCGCATCCTCGACGCGCTGGAGCGCGCGGGCAACAAGCTGCCTGATCCGGCCGTGCTCTTCATCCTGCTGGCAGCGGTGGTCGTGGTCCTCTCCGCGGGGCTCGCCACGCTCCAGTTCAGCGAGATCGACCCGCGCACGAAGCAGCCGCTCGTGGTCCACAGCCAGCTCTCGGGCAAGGCGATCGCCGAGTTCCTCTCGACCATGGTGCAGACCTTCACGAGCTTCCCGCCGCTCGGCGTGGTGCTCGTGGCCCTGCTCGGGGTCGGCATCGCCGAGCGCTCGGGGTTCATCAACGCCGGCCTGAAGAAGGTCCTCGCGATCACGCCGAGGGTGCTGCTCACGCCGATGCTGATCCTCGTGGCCATCGCGAGCCACACCGCAGCGGACGCGGGGTACGTGCTCGTCATCCCGCTCGGCGGCGTCATCTTCCAGGCCGCCGGCCGGCACCCGCTCGCGGGCATCTCCGCGGCGTTCGCGGGCGTGTCGGGCGGCTTCAGCGCGAACTTCATCCCGTCGAGCCTCGACCCGCTGCTGCAGGGCCTCACGCAGGCCGGCGCGAGCATCCTCGACCCGAAGCGCACCGTGAACCCGCTCTGCAACTGGTTCTTCTGCAGCGCCTCCTGCCTCGTGATCATCGCGGTCGGCTGGTACATCACCGACCGCGTGATCGAGCCGCGCGTCGCCCGGACGCCCGTGGACGCCGCGCCCGAGGCGGAGCAGCTCATGACGGCGGCGCTCGCGCCGCGCGAGGCGCGCGCGCTCTGGCTGGCCCTCGCGTCGATGGCGGCCGGCGTCGCGTTGCTCGTCGCGGCGAGCGCGCCGGCCTCCTCGCCGCTGCGCGCGGCGAGCGGGCAGCTCACGGTCAGCGGCGCGCCGCTGATGAGCGCGATCGTGCCGCTCATCTTCCTCTTCTTCCTCATCCCAGGGCTCGTCTACGGCTACGCGGCCGGCACGTTCACGAGCCACCGCGACGTGATGGACGGCATGAGCAAGACGATGAGCACGATGGCGTATTACCTGGTCATGGCCTTCTTCGCCGCGCAGTTCATCTACCTCTTCAACCGCTCGAACCTCGGCGCGCTCCTCGCGCTGAAGGGCGCCGCGGCGCTGCAGGCGATGGCGCTCCCGAGCGCGGTGACCATCGTCGGCGTCATCCTGCTCACGGCGATCACCGACGTCCTCATCGGGTCCGCGTCGGCGAAATGGGCGCTGCTCGCCCCGATCCTCGTGCCCATGCTCATGTCGATCGGCATCTCGCCGGAGCTCACGCAGGCGGCGTACCGGATCGGGGACTCGACGACGAACATCGTCTCGCCGCTGATGGTGTATTTCCCGCTCGTGGTGGTCTTCTGCCAGAAGTACGTGAAGGGCACGGGGATCGGCACGCTCGTCGCGCTGATGGTCCCCTACTCGGTGACCTTCCTCGTGGCGTGGACGCTGTTCCTCCTCGCCTACTGGCAGCTCGGCCTCCCGCTCGGGCTTGACGCGCCGTATGTCTACCCCTGA
- a CDS encoding radical SAM protein → MPISTYVVKVVSRCNLNCSYCYMYNLADRTYVSQPAVMREDVTTALSKRIVSHVARHDIPTVHVILHGGEPLLLGRRRLRGWVEQVRGALEEAHVRSHFSVQTNGVLIDDEWIDLLADLSINVGLSIDGPKRFHDRHRVDHQGAGSFDDVVAAIRRLQAHPRGPRIFANVLAVINTDIPPREMFELWQFLDVPGMEINLPHANHENRPPTGAMPYGDWMIELFDLWFEQNRPDRHVRYFENILRLLFGHPMSTDNIGGRPAGAIIVETDGGIEPTDAFKCCEHGLTKLGINVLRNELDDARRSSIVRAMQGGVTALCATCHACDLRDVCGGGYMPHRFSRERRFDNPSVYCEDLQKLIRHIRQRVIESLPPEMIAVVRPSAVRP, encoded by the coding sequence GTGCCCATATCGACCTATGTGGTGAAGGTGGTGAGCCGCTGCAACCTCAACTGCAGCTATTGCTACATGTACAACCTGGCGGATCGGACCTACGTGTCCCAGCCCGCGGTGATGCGCGAGGACGTCACGACGGCGCTGTCGAAGCGCATCGTATCGCACGTGGCCCGGCACGACATTCCGACCGTTCACGTCATCCTGCACGGCGGGGAGCCGCTCTTGCTCGGCAGACGCCGCCTCCGCGGGTGGGTCGAGCAGGTCAGGGGCGCGCTGGAGGAGGCCCACGTTCGCTCGCACTTCAGCGTCCAGACCAACGGTGTGCTGATCGATGACGAGTGGATCGATCTCCTCGCGGATCTCTCCATCAACGTGGGCCTCAGCATCGACGGCCCGAAGCGCTTTCATGACCGCCACCGAGTGGACCACCAGGGCGCCGGGTCGTTCGACGACGTCGTGGCGGCCATCCGGCGCCTCCAGGCGCACCCGAGGGGGCCCAGGATCTTCGCGAACGTGCTCGCGGTGATCAACACGGACATCCCACCTCGGGAGATGTTCGAGCTGTGGCAGTTCCTCGACGTGCCGGGCATGGAGATCAACCTTCCGCACGCGAACCATGAAAATCGGCCGCCGACGGGGGCGATGCCGTACGGGGACTGGATGATCGAGCTCTTCGACCTATGGTTCGAGCAGAATCGGCCCGATCGACACGTGCGGTATTTCGAGAACATCCTGCGCCTCTTGTTCGGGCATCCGATGAGCACCGACAACATCGGCGGAAGACCTGCAGGGGCGATCATCGTCGAGACGGACGGCGGCATCGAGCCGACCGACGCGTTCAAGTGCTGCGAGCACGGGCTCACGAAGCTGGGCATCAACGTGCTGCGCAACGAGCTCGACGACGCGCGTCGATCGTCGATCGTCCGCGCGATGCAGGGCGGCGTCACGGCGCTCTGCGCGACGTGCCACGCCTGCGATCTGCGGGATGTGTGCGGAGGGGGCTACATGCCGCATCGCTTCAGCCGGGAGCGACGGTTCGACAACCCCTCCGTATACTGCGAGGACCTGCAGAAGCTCATTCGCCATATCCGCCAGCGCGTCATCGAGTCGCTGCCCCCCGAGATGATCGCGGTGGTCCGTCCGAGCGCGGTCCGTCCCTGA
- a CDS encoding lipase family protein has translation MADKDLWPDQDISSSADDIRIAETLQRAIALFPEQWAAAAARLRAGDLVDDLVNVSPGAYDHTASSLLASASAWAYSDNEEVIRMLERRGFSNVCVTVTFNNQGFLMDSLVHFVLSRDGRVGILVFRGSQLQPLTNWLANINMKTEAFYAAGRVHGGFYHGILSVWSRVRNYLVAAQNGESICGASLRDAISKRCAQEPSMEDVRVSCDEVSGLLRQGDESRKKERLRSMVGALEDALRFKMEALYITGHSLGGALAVLAAALIYSDEKLRELRPLLRGIYTFGQPMVGDQAFATKFQGEFGNKLFRHVYSRDIIPHLPPRSAGIFEHFGQEYISSIEGWISNRGPTAGQVRIGGVAMLGSALSWLSEQFSPRGLLPDLGPVGWLAKKLVPPFLREPLLLRYSLGDHMPINYLRVSRGPVPGSEFL, from the coding sequence ATGGCAGACAAGGATTTGTGGCCAGATCAGGACATATCGAGCAGCGCCGACGACATCCGGATCGCCGAGACACTTCAGCGTGCAATCGCTCTCTTTCCGGAGCAGTGGGCGGCTGCCGCGGCACGCTTGAGGGCCGGTGACCTCGTCGATGACCTCGTGAACGTGAGTCCAGGCGCATACGACCACACCGCTTCATCTCTCCTCGCTTCCGCGTCGGCATGGGCATACTCGGACAACGAGGAAGTCATCAGAATGTTGGAGCGTCGCGGATTCTCGAATGTCTGTGTCACGGTCACGTTCAATAATCAGGGTTTTCTCATGGATTCGCTCGTGCACTTCGTCCTGAGCAGGGATGGGCGGGTGGGAATCCTCGTCTTTCGTGGATCGCAGCTGCAGCCTCTGACCAATTGGTTGGCCAATATCAATATGAAGACGGAGGCGTTTTATGCCGCTGGACGTGTGCACGGAGGCTTTTATCACGGCATCCTGTCGGTATGGTCACGCGTGAGAAATTACCTTGTCGCCGCCCAGAACGGTGAGTCGATCTGTGGAGCATCGCTGCGCGATGCGATAAGCAAGCGCTGCGCTCAGGAGCCCTCGATGGAGGATGTCCGTGTGTCCTGTGACGAGGTGTCGGGTTTGTTGAGGCAAGGTGACGAATCTCGCAAAAAGGAGAGACTGCGGTCCATGGTCGGGGCGCTCGAGGACGCGCTCCGGTTCAAGATGGAGGCGCTCTACATCACCGGCCACAGCCTGGGCGGCGCGCTCGCCGTCCTCGCGGCGGCGCTGATCTACTCGGACGAGAAGCTCCGTGAGCTGCGGCCGCTGTTGCGCGGAATCTACACATTCGGCCAACCGATGGTCGGCGACCAGGCTTTTGCCACGAAGTTTCAGGGAGAGTTCGGGAACAAGCTCTTCCGGCACGTCTATTCCCGAGACATCATACCGCACTTGCCACCGCGCTCGGCAGGGATCTTCGAGCACTTCGGTCAGGAGTACATCTCTTCGATAGAAGGCTGGATCAGCAACAGGGGGCCGACCGCAGGCCAGGTGCGCATCGGGGGGGTCGCCATGCTCGGCAGCGCTCTTTCGTGGCTCAGTGAGCAGTTCTCCCCTCGCGGCCTGCTCCCCGACCTCGGACCCGTGGGATGGCTCGCGAAGAAGCTCGTTCCTCCCTTCCTGCGTGAACCGCTCCTGCTTCGCTATTCGCTGGGCGATCATATGCCAATCAATTACCTCCGCGTCTCCCGTGGACCCGTCCCTGGCAGCGAGTTCTTGTGA
- a CDS encoding OB-fold-containig protein, with protein sequence MAEVLAASLAFPAVIFTVLLALALIYWLFVLLGALDLDLLGGAHGDAAPDLGGLEGAAKGALEGAAKGALEGAAKGAAEGLADAADGADGAHGVGSLLAALELHRVPATVTLSLIATFGWFTSALSTVLVGPLWLGWGLPGWTLGLAVLAGSLVAAVLLTSLAVRPLGPLFVTRHAQSKKDLVGRVCVISTGRVDERFGQATIDEGGASHILDVRCDTPGALRRGDRALLVSWDPDREVFGVEPLDALLGPPPPLAERGASGVEARPAGVEEDDAPAARAADERQRRG encoded by the coding sequence ATGGCCGAGGTGCTCGCCGCGTCGCTCGCGTTCCCTGCCGTGATCTTCACGGTCTTGCTCGCGCTCGCGCTCATCTACTGGCTGTTCGTCCTCCTGGGCGCGCTCGACCTCGACCTGCTCGGCGGCGCCCACGGCGACGCCGCGCCCGACCTGGGCGGGCTCGAAGGCGCCGCCAAGGGCGCGCTCGAAGGCGCCGCCAAGGGCGCGCTCGAGGGCGCCGCCAAGGGCGCCGCGGAGGGTCTGGCCGACGCGGCCGACGGAGCCGACGGCGCGCACGGCGTCGGCTCGCTGCTCGCGGCCCTGGAGCTTCACCGCGTGCCGGCGACCGTGACGCTCTCGCTGATCGCGACGTTCGGCTGGTTCACGAGCGCCCTGTCGACGGTGCTCGTCGGGCCGCTCTGGCTCGGCTGGGGGTTGCCTGGCTGGACGCTCGGCCTCGCGGTGCTCGCGGGCTCGCTCGTCGCGGCCGTGCTCTTGACCTCGCTCGCGGTGCGGCCGCTCGGCCCGCTGTTCGTGACCCGGCACGCCCAGTCGAAGAAGGATCTCGTGGGCCGCGTGTGCGTCATCTCCACCGGGCGCGTCGACGAGCGCTTCGGTCAGGCCACGATCGACGAGGGCGGGGCGAGCCACATCCTCGACGTCCGGTGCGACACGCCCGGCGCGCTCCGCCGGGGCGACCGCGCGCTGCTCGTGAGCTGGGACCCGGACCGAGAGGTCTTCGGCGTCGAGCCGCTCGACGCCCTCCTGGGCCCTCCCCCTCCCCTGGCCGAGCGGGGTGCGTCCGGCGTGGAAGCGCGCCCGGCCGGCGTCGAGGAGGACGACGCGCCCGCGGCGCGCGCAGCGGACGAGCGGCAGCGCCGCGGCTGA